Genomic window (Arachis hypogaea cultivar Tifrunner chromosome 13, arahy.Tifrunner.gnm2.J5K5, whole genome shotgun sequence):
aaattttcatctatgTAGAATCTTAATGCTCTCATGAGAGgagttatattacttgacaaagaACTAGTATGATAAGTTGATTATCTTAAGGAATGGCGTAGAAAAGGCAACAAGGTCAACAAGAAAAAGTTAGGCCGGAATTCCGTTCTTTGTTCGTTGTTTGTGGCAGTCCATTCAGGTGCCGCCATATGTCAACTCAAcaatattttctaaaataatttttttattaatttttaaatttaaattaaaaattaatagtaaaattacAATACTATTAGTTGACTTAGACTATAAGGCTTCACATATCACATATGAGTTTTCTTTTCACGCTGTAGCACCATTCAAACTTCAAATTTCAAAGCAATTAAGCTATCCTCTCACACAGTCACACATGTTATGTTCTCAACGAACCAAAAAGCTCAATGTccgactttcttcttcttctttgtttttaaaaaaaatagtttatgaATAGATTATATTAAAGTTACGTTGTTTACTTTTCTTTTGGCTGCTGTTTTTTCTTTATTCCGTGTGGAACTGCTTTGAATTGAAACTTGAAAGCCTCGAAGCCTATGAAAACCAACACTGATCAGCACTTGTTTCCTCCTTACATACATTTTCTCGAGAAAATCCCATCACCAGGTAATTAAGCACTTCTTCatgattattatattaattacttCTTACTCTTCCACTTTGCGCGCTCTCTCTTCCCCTCCCTGCTTTTATATGCTGCTCTTGCCTCCTGCTGCTGCTGCTTTTTTGTTCTCCTTCCGTGTTCTTTTATAAATGATAAGATACGTGAGAATTATTATTCTACGTTTTTACGATCTTTGCAACTTTTCAGTAATTCCTTATATATATGGTTTTATAATTAATCCTGAAATTATGTTTATGATTCATCCTGCATCGTCATTTAAGTGTAAGATAGGAATGCTTAGAGTTCAATATAGGTATCGGTGATTATTATTAATGTTGAATAaaccataaattaaaaaaatattaccggtaatcagaatttattgtttttgaccTTACTTATCtatcaacttaatttttttagtttagtaatctAGTAATATATTTTAtcccatatttttaaatattaatagctaattgatataaaaaaataataaattctgatgtaTATATGATATCTGTTTAGCTATGTTGACCAAATGGCGTTTTACAGGGGACACCTTTGACTGCTAGCTAATATAGCTAACCACTTTTGTTAATCTTATTATTTGTTGTTCGTTTGAATATTTTGCTACTAAGAAACCATTTACTGCTAGAGAATGATTTTACTTACCCCTAATAATCATCTTATAtcattttgtttatttgtttgtttccgtTGCCGTTTGTAATTGAGTTATTTTATGCATATATATGAATGCCGGCTTTTTAATGACCTATTTTCTGTTTTTCTCTATATACAGGTCAGCTCCAGCAtggaaatattatattatattctttCCTAGTAACTATTATGGTGGATATCTCAAAGCTCACTGATATTTGGTGGAgtgattttttactattttatatttttcaccaATTAATTTCATTCTTTATTGGTTTCTAGTTCTAGCATACTGTTAAAGTATAGGATATTTCACTTCAGCAACTTCATTGTTCATAGgatcattaaaaaaaatgaaaaagtggTATGGCAGGATTGTGATAGCAtcattgttcatgttgttcatgGTTTTGCTCCTTAGATACAGTTTTATGAAATACCCTAACAGGACAACATATCTCACTCTAGTTCCGGTTTCTTTGAACAACAAAACTGATCCTATAAAGTGGATTGATCCTATGGTCTCACCTGTTCAGAGTCCAAACAATGATTCTCAAGTTGTTCCTTCAGACATTGTAGTATCTAGCCTCTTTTCCATGAACAATTTCACCAAACAAGAGCAACAAACTATGCAGACATGGAACAAGCTAAAACACTTGCTTGATCATACTAAAGGATTGCCTAATGCTGTGGAAGCTGTTAAAGAAGCTAAAGGTGCATGGAATAGTCTTGTTTGCTTAATAGAAGAACAAAGGGAAGGTTATAGGAATGAGAGTTTAAGATTGAAGGAGAAACAATGTCCTTATTTTCTTAACAATATGAATTCCACAGAACTTGGTAGTGGTAGTTACAAGCTGAGGTTTCCATGTGGCCTCACACAAGGTTCTTCCATATCTGTTATTGGTGTTCCCAAAGGGCTACTAGGCGATTTTCGGATCGACTTGACTGGAGAACCCCTTGCCGGAGAACCTGATCCTCCAATTGTTTTGCATTACAATGTTAGGCTCCATGGCGATAAGATCACCCAAGATCCTGTGATTGTTCAGAATACTTGGACAAAAGATCAAGATTGGGGTGCAGAGGAACGTTGCCCTTCTCCTACTCCTGAAAATGCTAAGAAAGGTGAGGAAAAAATGCTATATTCTTGTTATCTGTTTCAACATCACTatgaattaattataattgaaattaaacaCTTCCTCGTGATTATGTTATCGATTATTGAAAGTTTAATCCCCCAATGAATGACTACTACTGGTTTGGTTATTATCTCAGAAAAACACGTCTGATTGAAGAGAACAAACAAATTTCTAAATTTCTGAGACTTAGACACAAGTTTTCTATCTTAATTTTGTTATTGCCTTGATGTCTTTGTATTTTATGTCCTAAAACACTTACCAAACACAGCCTTGTCGAAAATTACTCTGTTTTATCAGTTGATGAGTTGGAGCAGTGCAATAAGATTGTGGGAAAGAACATGGAGGGAAATGGCATGCAGTCCCACACTTCTAGGAAACTTTCAGCACCAaaagaggaacaattgaaaaacagaaaatattttccttttaagcAAGGCGATCCATTTGTTGCAACTATTAGAGTTGGATCAGAGGGAATCCAAATGACTGTTGATGGAAAACACATAACTTCATTCGCTTTTCGCCAAGTACTTCCTTTGACTCTTACCTTATTCTCAAATTAAGCATTGAAGCCTTGTATGATTGACTAACATAGTTTCAGActttggaggcatggcttgtgaGTGAGATGAGAATTTCAGGAGATGTTGAGTTAATTTCTGTCCTTGCCAGTGGTCTTCCTACATCAGAGGATTCAGAGCATATTGCTGATATAGAATCACTGAAATCTACTCCTATATCTTCCAATACCCCATTGGATCTCTTCATTGGTGTTTTCTCTacagctaacaattttgagcgtAGGATGGCTGTTAGAAGAACATGGATGCAGTACAATGCAATTCGATCCAATCAAACCGCGGCCGTGCGCTTCTTCGTTGGTTTGGTAGGCACTACTAGTAATATACTTCTTCTGTTTCACAAAATTAATGTATCTAACATACATATAATATGCCTTTTATACAGCATAAGAACCAAATTGTAAATGAAGAACTGTGGAAAGAATCACAAACCTATGGTGACATTCAGCTAATGCCATTTGTTGACTACTATAGCATCATCTCATGGAAAACTTTAGCAATCTGCATTTTTGGGGTAATGTTTTGTTCTTTCCTTCAACTTGGATATTCCTTCATTCCTGTCTGTGCCTTACAATCAGGCTCTTGTCTTTGACAGACAGAGATTGTTTCAGCAAGGTTTGTGATGAAGACAGACGATGATTCATTTGTTCGTGTGGATCAAGTTCTGGACAATTTGTATCGGATCAATGTGGATCATGGCTTGCtgtatggactcatcaattcagATTCTCGACCTCATCGAAGTGCTGATAGTAAATGGTACATCAGCCGGGAGGTAGAGACATACAAAACTGCTCTTCATTAAGAATGATGTGACGGTGTTTTACACTAACAAGTTTGTTTTTAAGGAATGGAGTGAAGAAACATATCCTCCATGGGCACACGGTCCGGGGTATGTGGTCTCACATGACATAGCAAGCATGGTGTACAAGAAATACACGCAAGGCCAATTAAAGGTaatccataataataataattataacataAAGTGTGTTATGAATATAAACATTTATATTGTTATATGTGGGAAACAGATGTTCAAACTAGAAGACGTGGCAATGGGAATATGGATATCAGAGATGAAGAAGGGAGGGCTAGAAGTTCGGTACGAGAAAGAAAGCAGAGTCTATAATGTGGGTTGCAAGGATGGCTATGTGGTTGCACATTACCAAGATCCTAGGCAGATGCTTTGTTTGTGGCAGAAACTTGAGCTTCTTCAAGGTCCAAAATGCTGTGCTAATCGTAGAAGAAGATGACTAATGGGATTTATGAgggagatttattattattattattattattattattattattattattattattattatttctcatGTTATTTCCAACTCGGTAGATCATCACTAATCCATCGTAGAATAGATTGTTATATGtacaataaaatatttaaatttttagatacttatttaaatagacaaatgaaacaaaaaaattttgtatagagTTTTAATGAAAAATATGTGAAAATTTCAATAGTTAgttcatattttttgaaaataatatagtATATAgcgaataaatgaataaataaaaaaataaatttaaaaaattctacaACTGAACACTCACCATTATTGTTAGAACATGGATATGTCTCACTAGATTTATACTGAGACCCTATCAACAGAGGGTATGTGTACTAATTGAGGTAGAGATACTTCAACCACGTTATAAATTTTGGCAAATGTTGAAGAAAGCATCTCGCTGAAAGCATGAAAATTAGCATGACCGCTGCGGCCAATGTAGCCTGTAGCCATAGATTTCATAGCCATCACGATGCCGTCGATGGCAAGGGGAATCCCTTGCAAGATTAACACGTGGaactaaattttaagaatattatGACTGTAAAAAATTACAAACTCTCacttataagaaaaaaattataacaattgTTTATTAGAAATGCTTTCTATTCAATTGATTTCACTAACCAAGTTGAATCAAGTGATTTAGAATTATGTATcacttataataaatttttaatgtaaatCTTTTTTTGTTTGTTCCTCTTCaacgtaaattttttttttctctgaatTTTCTGTGTCtgattgtcttttttttttcagattttcgttttttctttgatttccttgtatTCTTCTAGAATTTTATTCTCTCTCTTCAGATTTTCGATttgcattatttgtttttttgaaattgaacaaTATAATTAATATCGTTTAGGTTTTGcatattttaaaataatgaatgATTTAAGTTCAAATTAAATGAATAAAGGTGACTTGAATTATTCTTTTGAATAGAATCAAGTGAACAATGTTTGGATCgttcttaattttatctattttcattcttcaacaattttgaattgaatagaatctaatgcaatttaataaagtgataatgaataatttcattcttctttgctaaaattcgtgttgtttatgaatttgaatttggataGAATGCAGCAATTTCTGAATTTATAGAATGTACAGTTTTTGGTTTATTTGTTATTACACGATGGtattgttataataataatattttggtaCATTTGCAGTTTAGGAGTGTTGTCGATGAACAATTTATCCCAAATGTTGGAATGACTTTCAAGACAAATTGAATGTAatgaaatctaatgcaattgaataaagtgatatcTTTTTTGCTAAAATCAGTGTTgtttatgaatttaaatttgGATATAATGCATGAGTTTCTGAATTTATAAAATGCAAAATTTTCGGTTCATTTATTATTACATAATGGTGTTGTTATAAtaatatttcggttcatttgtagtCTAGTTGTGTCGTCCATGAACAATTTGTCCCAAAGGTTGGGATAACTTTCAAGACAAATTGAAtggaatctaatgcaattgaataaagcgataatgaataattttatttttccttattaaaattAGTGTTGtctatgaatttgaatttgaataaaatgcAGGAGTTTCTCAATTTATAGAATGTACAATTTTCGATTCATTTGTTATTACACAATAGTATTGTTATAATAATATTTCTCATAGCGCATCTCCAAGAATCCTTTATAGAGTTTGAAGGAAAGTATCAATTCCTTCTAGAGCTTGTGTGAGACATTTAATAATGGGATATGTCTTGGTGCACCAAATCTCATTTTTTGGTCGATATCTTTCTTCTTATTAAGCATCTCAAATCGTGAACTTTCTGtaagaatttgaaaaattatattatatgatatatttataatacaaaaatagaATTGATTTAATTTGTATATGCTTACATCGTAGTGGCTTATCTTTTTTTGGGATGGCCTTCTTTGTTATTTTGCtggaaggaataaaaaatttggtcaatacttaataatagcatcaagtgaaccttagttaatttaaaaatgaattgaaattagttcagatttgaacaagcagtaaaaaatactcaattatcaacaaaaacaTATTGAATTTATTTCTAAATCcaaatgaattttaaataaactaagaaataaaccgaaattacttaatgatgacaCCAGAGAAAATTAGAACTAATAAAGATATTAGCGAAATGTTACAAGGAAAAAAAACCTTTATATCCTAACATTCattaaagaagagaacaaaaatagTTACCAAGTACTAAACATATTTCTTGACAAAACACAATTAGAGTAATGACTAATGAGTGATAAGAAAATCACAACCAACACATATACCATAAGGATAATTGCATCTGATTATAAATTATTCAAGTGTATACCGTTGACAAATATCAGAACTATAACTAATTAAATAAGTTCATCAAATTCAAGCGAAACAAAACTAAACGAACCTcaattaaattgaaaaatgaactgaaattacttaatgaaACCTTTTGCTGTTGAACCTTTTAGATGGTGGATTAATGATTCAGTCAAGCTCTAGCCTTTATCATGCACAGGATATGAATTATCCTGGAGAGGATATGACGTATATGATAGAAGTTTTGgtgtttagta
Coding sequences:
- the LOC112791942 gene encoding beta-1,3-galactosyltransferase GALT1, yielding MKKWYGRIVIASLFMLFMVLLLRYSFMKYPNRTTYLTLVPVSLNNKTDPIKWIDPMVSPVQSPNNDSQVVPSDIVVSSLFSMNNFTKQEQQTMQTWNKLKHLLDHTKGLPNAVEAVKEAKGAWNSLVCLIEEQREGYRNESLRLKEKQCPYFLNNMNSTELGSGSYKLRFPCGLTQGSSISVIGVPKGLLGDFRIDLTGEPLAGEPDPPIVLHYNVRLHGDKITQDPVIVQNTWTKDQDWGAEERCPSPTPENAKKVDELEQCNKIVGKNMEGNGMQSHTSRKLSAPKEEQLKNRKYFPFKQGDPFVATIRVGSEGIQMTVDGKHITSFAFRQTLEAWLVSEMRISGDVELISVLASGLPTSEDSEHIADIESLKSTPISSNTPLDLFIGVFSTANNFERRMAVRRTWMQYNAIRSNQTAAVRFFVGLHKNQIVNEELWKESQTYGDIQLMPFVDYYSIISWKTLAICIFGTEIVSARFVMKTDDDSFVRVDQVLDNLYRINVDHGLLYGLINSDSRPHRSADSKWYISREEWSEETYPPWAHGPGYVVSHDIASMVYKKYTQGQLKMFKLEDVAMGIWISEMKKGGLEVRYEKESRVYNVGCKDGYVVAHYQDPRQMLCLWQKLELLQGPKCCANRRRR